The following proteins are encoded in a genomic region of Necator americanus strain Aroian chromosome II, whole genome shotgun sequence:
- a CDS encoding hypothetical protein (NECATOR_CHRII.G4389.T1) has protein sequence MSQCGFLIQYPAHWALPFQTSDGMATGERRSNLRLLKTSLILDQGDTRTTRHGDCLRLCTYNSRAVSTDADLHALLGAAERIKFHVIALQETKCRRSDVRQTNDGTLVICGEKVPSRNEGGVGFVVHPLLSIFSILTRSCHLVWSFFASALCAKNPHQLLLTNISS, from the coding sequence atgtcgcaatgTGGTTTCCTGATCCAGTACCCTGcgcactgggccctgccgtttcagacgtcggacggtatggcgaccggtgagaggcgatcaaatctcaggttgctcaagacgtcattgattctggaccaaggcgacacacgcacgactcgccatggagactgtctcagactgtgtacttacaactcGAGagcagtttccacagacgctgacctgcatgcccttctcggagctgcagagcgtatcaaatttcacgtgattgctctgcaggagactaagtgcagaaggagcgacgtacgacagacgaatgacggtacactcgtcatttgtggagagaaggttccgtcgcgaaatgaaggcggtgttggttttgttgtgcacccattgTTGTCCATCTtctcgattctcacgagatcctgtcacctcgtctggtcattcttcgcctccgccctctgcgccaaaaaccctcatcaactgctactcaccaacatcagcagctga